GGCATAAGCTGCGTCAGTTCCATATCAAGCTCCTGTCTTTCCAACTCGTATTGTTTTTGCAAAGCTATCTGCGTTTTCCTTTGCTGGTTTGTCTGCTCATAAGCTTCACCTTCCCGCTGAGACAACTGGTCCTCAATGCTGTGAAGACTCTCGATGTGATCTGTTAGAGCTTCTTCATCTTCAAATGAAGTCATGCCAACCAGTTTCTGCATGAACTGTTGATACACAAGGTGTTCTTGCATGACTTGCAGGCGCTCCTGTTTCTTCTCCCTCAGCTCTGTACATTCTATCATCATATTCTGGATCTCAGTCTCCTTTTTGAGCACCTCTTTTTCCTCATTATCTGCTTTGGCTGAGGCTTGATCAACAATTTCGTCTGCAATAAACGGTTCCCTGCTTAAGAATAAATCCTCCACTTCACTTATTTCCTGGCGTAACTCATTTTCTCGGGCTTTCAAACTGTCCAGCTTCTCTTCCAGCTGCTCTGACTGTGCTTCAAGATCTTTCTCCTCCCTCCGGATCAGAATTTCATTATAAATTTCATCCCAGTGGGTGGTTCTTTTGCTCTGTTGTCTCCGTGAAATCTTCTGAGTGTTTCCCTGAGCGGGCTTCGCTTTCACCATCAGGATGTGTTTGGACATCACACCTAATAAAGTGGAATACTGAATCAATTTCCCAATGGATTGGGTGACTCATTTGTGCACATAGTGGCCTAGAAAgtgatataattacaatatataatACCATCTACAGTGAATTACAGATATGATACACATTTCATTACCATGTCATCCTTTTTTTCAATGCTGATGTTTGGTATGAGCACACATTCATCGTTCCTTTAGGTAATCACACACTCCTTATTACACCATATGAATCAAAGATGTGACATCATCACATTCAAAGGCACAGACACACGTT
The DNA window shown above is from Corythoichthys intestinalis isolate RoL2023-P3 chromosome 14, ASM3026506v1, whole genome shotgun sequence and carries:
- the LOC130930099 gene encoding interaptin-like, whose translation is MSKHILMVKAKPAQGNTQKISRRQQSKRTTHWDEIYNEILIRREEKDLEAQSEQLEEKLDSLKARENELRQEISEVEDLFLSREPFIADEIVDQASAKADNEEKEVLKKETEIQNMMIECTELREKKQERLQVMQEHLVYQQFMQKLVGMTSFEDEEALTDHIESLHSIEDQLSQREGEAYEQTNQQRKTQIALQKQYELERQELDMELTQLMPELFESKIKVEFWFKEWKRIEETASRKLNLLAQIKMSILSLYEMIGGKVCDKQGVALNETEKQLENIHTFMLDHFEILKEYEVNFNAGN